From one Drosophila subpulchrella strain 33 F10 #4 breed RU33 chromosome 3L, RU_Dsub_v1.1 Primary Assembly, whole genome shotgun sequence genomic stretch:
- the LOC119552784 gene encoding uncharacterized protein LOC119552784 isoform X1 — protein MEEKQSKPENPEQKSEVKTSSLPRQVKLKAQRQLNKMGYSQQVLLEASKYNNQDYTTGVFQYMSTTIDRGMEMVKNCDSVSLNNISQWLELMKSAQLSDLCEFEAAAAVSSIIQNERKPDPKDLDGIDLNEAYKFVENALMGQPQKNLSDVTKEFLSREIELLIQEANTEESDDMARSMGQCLYNHQMLDYMDQPHKCSLDPLFLDENLT, from the exons ATGGAGGAAAAACAATCCAAGCCGGAAAATCCGGAGCAAAAAAGCGAAGTCAAAACTTCTAGCCTTCCCAGGCAAGTCAAGCTGAAGGCCCAAAGGCAGCTAAACAAGATGGGCTACTCGCAGCAAGTCCTGTTGGAGGCATCCAAATACAATAATCAGGACTATACAACCGGTGTTTTCC AATACATGTCCACCACAATCGACAGGGGCATGGAAATGGTGAAAAATTGCGACTCTGTCAGTCTGAACAACATCTCCCAGTGGCTGGAACTGATGAAGAGTGCCCAACTATCTGATCTCTGCGAATTCGAGGCAGCTGCAGCCGTGAGTTCCATCATTCAGAATGAGAGAAAACCAGATCCAAAAGATCTTGATGGCATCGACTTAAA TGAAGCCTataaatttgtggaaaatgcACTGATGGGTCAGCCTCAAAAGAATCTGAGTGATGTCACCAAGGAATTTCTGTCCAGAGAGATTGAG CTCCTTATACAAGAGGCCAATACCGAGGAATCAGATGATATGGCCCGCAGCATGGGACAGTGCCTATATAACCATCAGATGTTGGACTATATGGATCAGCCCCACAAATGCAGCCTGGACCCACTTTTCCTGGACGAAAATCTAACGTAG
- the LOC119552784 gene encoding uncharacterized protein LOC119552784 isoform X2, with the protein MEMVKNCDSVSLNNISQWLELMKSAQLSDLCEFEAAAAVSSIIQNERKPDPKDLDGIDLNEAYKFVENALMGQPQKNLSDVTKEFLSREIELLIQEANTEESDDMARSMGQCLYNHQMLDYMDQPHKCSLDPLFLDENLT; encoded by the exons ATGGAAATGGTGAAAAATTGCGACTCTGTCAGTCTGAACAACATCTCCCAGTGGCTGGAACTGATGAAGAGTGCCCAACTATCTGATCTCTGCGAATTCGAGGCAGCTGCAGCCGTGAGTTCCATCATTCAGAATGAGAGAAAACCAGATCCAAAAGATCTTGATGGCATCGACTTAAA TGAAGCCTataaatttgtggaaaatgcACTGATGGGTCAGCCTCAAAAGAATCTGAGTGATGTCACCAAGGAATTTCTGTCCAGAGAGATTGAG CTCCTTATACAAGAGGCCAATACCGAGGAATCAGATGATATGGCCCGCAGCATGGGACAGTGCCTATATAACCATCAGATGTTGGACTATATGGATCAGCCCCACAAATGCAGCCTGGACCCACTTTTCCTGGACGAAAATCTAACGTAG